AGTGTATAACGGACGGGATCTTCCTTCGACCGATTACTGGTTTACAATTACATTCGATACCGGAAGAGTTGTTAAAGGACATTTTTCGATGTTACGCTAAAAAAATTGTCCAAACGAGCCTGTTTTTTACTAATTTTAGTTCCAATTTAAATTCGTTTAATATGCTCGATTTGAACTTTTCCCCTTTCCCGATACTGGAAACGGAACGATTACGATTGCGACAAATCACAGAACAAGATGGCCAGGAGATGTTCCTGCTTCGTTCCAACCCGGAAACCATGCAATATATCCCCCGGGAATTGCCTAAAAATATTGATGATGCCATTGCGCATATTCAATATATGGAAGAATTGCGGCTAACCAACGAATGTCTGAACTGGGCCATTACGCTAAAAGGCGAGGATAAAGTTATTGGTCTGATCGGATACTTCCGTCCGCAGCCGGAAAACCACAGAGCAGAAATAGGTTATATGCTTTCACCGGATCATCAGCGAAAAGGGATCATTCAGGAAGCCTTGACAAAAGCAATTACCTAT
This region of Flavobacterium inviolabile genomic DNA includes:
- a CDS encoding GNAT family N-acetyltransferase, with the translated sequence MLDLNFSPFPILETERLRLRQITEQDGQEMFLLRSNPETMQYIPRELPKNIDDAIAHIQYMEELRLTNECLNWAITLKGEDKVIGLIGYFRPQPENHRAEIGYMLSPDHQRKGIIQEALTKAITYGFDDLKLHSIIAITDTENDASWKLLEKNNFVREGHFREDTYWNGRFSDSYIYALRNKS